The Juglans regia cultivar Chandler chromosome 6, Walnut 2.0, whole genome shotgun sequence genome contains the following window.
gacaacgaagaaatgtgcctccgccaagtccaagtcctgaatccattgaggactccccactcgaggaatccgttcctgaagatcaagctaacacagaagagaacaacagccagtcgacacctaccagtaaggaaatattgtcgttgataattatatatatagttaatatttttttctcaataactatataattataattatagtatatctattattatcatgtagttgatgcatctgcacgtcgcggtcgtggctatatacgtggaatctctcttgaaaaaaatagaaggcacggtaaactgaaggtcacaattcctgataattccactggaggagtggatgatagtgcagcagcgctttcctcctatattggcacagtagttcgagcttatgctccattttatgtgcgctcatggcgagatgttccgaatgagattaaggagcacattcgaagtcgtgtgctagtgagtttacttttcagtacatttttttcacttagattaatatattatattttttacctgattcccttgttaggatgaattcgacctcgactttggccgtagtgAGGATttaagaaccgtgaatgagttgatggctacactattccgacgtcacaaaggacgatgtcatgaccacttcaagaagtttgagacgttggaagaggctgcgcagtctccttttcagcagatgaagttagatgattggagaaagtgttgtgatcttttcgcatctccagattatcaggtattttacatttatatcttttaattatttacattcatattcgttttatacattatatgtatacatattacaattaacatttttaatatattttgtagcacttgagttctacaaatgcacagaatagatccgttctgactgtccaccatcgtgccggttcaaggtcattccaccgtcttgctgaaaaaatggtaattaaaaaattatagaattcatttattttcctgatattctttctgataagtactaacattatctttttaaaattgctaatattgtcgctttgttagaaacgtgatgatcctgaaaacttttccctcattcatgtctatgctgctgctcacactaatgagcatagtgagtggatggatcctgtcgctgcagataattatgtaagcagtgttaattttgttaaataaattttttatagaacattttaatagtttatttcttatttctatttcttttaatacgttactaattatttacgatcattaccttttaaattgcagaacaaaatgttggagatgcagtcgacttctgcggaatcctctcctagtgacatagacatattcacccaagtgctcgggccgcagtctagtatggcaagaggtttgggacgatctatcaagcataaatgttcatcctcctcaacctcatcggcttcacaaattaataatcttacagcagatttagaagctgcacggcgtgagaatgagtatatgaggtcgagacagcaagagttagagtctctcttagaacgacagtctcatttagagacgcgtttgcaggaccaacagagagaccaggaggaaagaatacgcagtgaagtgcaagagcaagtgcaacgagagatgatggtgcaaatggagcgtgttatgtcgttgcaacagaatccccgtgggcgagggaaaaagaagaaataaattttatcaatatttctgactagttttaatatctaattttgtacttttataagacattgttacttgttaattgggtatgtaatatgataccattggtattttgtttttaaattttatgaaattagtatttctgatctgtacgtttgaatgtaaataaaaatcgttcgaacgttggttcacactgtaacaaacgttcgaacgtaaatacaattgaatcgttcgaacgttaaaccgactaacgttcgaacaaagaacttgcattcggacgctccttcgtttacattcgaaataacgtccgaacattaaacgcgctacgtttgaacatttacgtttacgttcgaacaaatattcgaacgtttattgtaattaacgttcggacgcattaacatgcgaacgtaaatatgatacgttcgaacgatatacaacaaacgtcaacttctctcattcgaacgccaatcgggtcgggtataacgtccgaacgtttaattgtacgtccgaacgtgattttctgtgacagttcataaccgtcacaaaaaaggaacgttcgaacgttgtaccgaacggaacacttccaaccgtcactaaaaatattttttgtgacggttgaacagtaaaccgtcaccaaatgttttctgtgacgcactttacgtgacggtcatggtgacggtttcaaaccgtcaccaaatatgtttagtgacggtttgccatttttttgtgacagtttcctctgtcacaaaatacacattctgttgtagtgtgtTCAGTTTTCGATTGTCGACATCTAATTTGCAGGCCTAGAGATCCACGTTTGTAGACTGATTCAATGTGGCAAAATGCAATTGTAAGCTCTTCTAGTTCATAACTGATCTGCAGCATGTTGGTTTTAATTTGAGTATAGTTAACTACTTTTTGatttggttatttatttatttatttattattaatttttaaccaAAAGAACTGCTTGCTGGTATGGTTTGGGATAAGTAAATATTGCACTTGGATAACCACATCATTATATgcagtttttatttatttatttatttatttttagcgcttgcttaattatgaagtaattttttcatttgtaatTTATGGAGTAATTCAACGTACACTCGTTTTTGGAGTACGTAATTTCTGCACTTCAGTTTTTGGAGTAATATGATATCAGAACTTGTATGTTTATGGAGTAATTTCAGTTCTTGTAATTTCAGGATTTGTAGTTTCTGGAGTAATTTCAGCAATTCATGTATAGGAAAAAGCTACTCTCACCGCTCTCGGTccgttatatatttttttaatatttttttacttagtgattaagtaagtattttttaataatattataatttttttatttttttaaaatattttataatattaaaaaaatacatatatatgaaaaaaaataaaaaaatataacattttatactATTAATAGCTCCCAACGGGACTGGGAGCGGTTTACAGCCACCCTTCATGTATATTTCTGGAGTAATTTCTGgacttttacattttttagttTAGTCACGAAGATCTGGTCTCATGATTATGGGTCTTCTTTGTTTGAGTTTTACTATTCATGATTTTTACGCATCCACCAcacttatctttatttattttaatttttttaaattattttttaattttattctttataaattaattgaatttttttagttattatttatatactacacattatataagagaaaaaaaattatatatatatatatatatatatatatatttcactgGTTTATAATTAATCACGGCGACTTTACCTCACACTTGGCCAAGTCGTGAAAGGGCTACTACCAACAAGGTCAAATTGTCATGTCTTGTAGTTGTTAAACGTGGCGATGAGTTTGATGAGGTACGGAAACAACAATCacgctagttttttttttcatatatctttaaaataatttcatctcgaaataaaactttcaaaaaataaaaaaaaaatcaacttttttaaatttaaaacaaaaattatattctaattctcatttaactttataatttctttatttatccttttcttcctatttttcaaaatcctataaaaatatgacctttattttactattattcataaatgatcttattattatttacaaatttctcatctcatttcatctcatatgttATTTCAatacttgtttgcataaaaacaaatttcaaacgGTTCGAATGAAAGGCATTTTTGAGATTAAGCTTGCTTTCAGAAGAGGTTAAATTCAAGCCCAAAAAACATAAATGCTTCTGTTCGATCAGGATGCATACGACAATGAATTACAGCATAGAGTTTTTTCTGCATGatgcaattattatttttaattgcaGCCTGAAGGTGACAAGTTTAATAAAACAAGCTTTGCAAAGCAAATAATTAACTGGGCCCATCGTAAGGGAAATTGTTATGGCCGCAGAGCTGCCTTCGTTTTTCATCTAATGGAAATTGTCAATACATGATAGTTGAGAGCATAAACAAAACGTCCCAATATCATCAATCTTTCTTGCTGAAATAGTTGCAAACCTATAGATCATTTATAAGCTTGTCTGTACAGTAATATAGATTATTGAGTCTATTTCAcatatttatctctttttttttttaaaaaccttaATTAAATTTCGACAAATCTTGCAATACATTCTTTTTCGGGAGACATGAAGATCAGGATGCCTGCACATAcaagaaatgttttatttacaaaaaaatcttataaaaagtaaatttacaatctgGCTTATAGCTTAATGTATAGATACGTTTGAttttaaagttacttttattgtaaaatagatatatgaaataatgttagttaatgagtttgtttttgtgagatatatttataacagtAATATTTCTATGCAGAGGTAAGGAGATGACATGATGAAATGGAGTTAGGAAAAAACAAGTGAAGTAACAAATCCAGAGTGACACATCCTTAAACAATAATTGGTATAGAGAAAACACATGTTTGATCGTTTTGAAGAACAAAATAGTTATCTATGAAGAAACACATGTTTGGCTCTGATCACTTTCCAAGATCACCCAACTGCTTGATGAACTCATCCAAATTTGTATCTGAACTTCCTCCTTTAACTGCACTTGCGGCTGCAGCACTCAGCTCTTTGGCCAGAACCCTCTCTGGCCTAGTCTCTTCAACAGAGATGGCCAACAACCGAGCCAACTCGGCTGGCTCGGGAATGTTCTGAGTGCCCTCACAAGCTCTGATTGCAACCCCTAACTCATCCACCAACAACTTTGCGTTCGCGTACTGGTCCGCACCCATTGGCCATGTCAACATCACAACTCCCGCGGTGATCCCCTCCAGCACCGAGTTCCACCCGCAGTGAGTCACGAACGCACCCACGGCTCGGTGGCTCAGTATTGAGACCTGCGGCGCCCATCCCCTTATTACAAATCCTCTGCCCTCCATGCGATCTTCGAACCCATTAGGAATCACGCCATGATCAGCATTCGCCTGCTTCTTCTCGTCTTCGCGAGGCACCCTCACGCACAAAACAAACTGGACGCCGCTTTGCTCTAACCCAGCAGTCAGCACATCCATTTGCCTTTGTGTCAACATCGCACGGCTACCGAAGCAGACATAGACAATTGAGTTGTTTGGACGAGCATCCAACCAAGTCATTAGCTCATGGCACGGTACAGAGCTTACTCCACCTCTAACAACGTATTCCTGTAAATCACCGTTCTCAGGAGGCAATACGGGTCCTACGGCCCACACACGATCATTTCCGAGTTCTTTCTTCAGATGCGTAAAGTAAACGCGCTCCAACTCCATGAACGAGTTGAACACCATCCCCCAACTCATCGTATTGGCCAGCATGTCGTTTCTAAAAAATTCCAGATCCAGGTCCCCTTTTAGGCTTCTATAATGTGCAGGGATCTGCCACCATAGGAATGCTGGAGAGTTCGGGATTTTCGGAAACGAAACTTGGAAATTGATATCCTGATCATCGTTATCCGGTGGATcgtgacacagagagagagCAACCGACAACCCAAAGGCACCAGAAGGTGAGAAGACTAACCGTGGAACGCAAAGCTCGCACGCTAGGTCGTTTGTCCAGCCGAGAAAGAAATCGGATATAATAGCAACAGGAGGTGAGGAATGAGATCGGAACCATTGGAGGAGGATAGGATAGTGAAGGTCACGTAAGGCGCGCATGGTAGCAAGGAGCCTCTTCTGCGGAGGAGCTGTAATATCAGGGGATGGGAGAACCAAGTGTTTAAGAGAAGACGGGTGTGTGGAGATGTAAGGTTGAAGCAGAGGAAGGTTAGAGGTGGTGACAAAAACGGTGACAGTGAGGCCGCGGGTGAGCAGGCGGTGGGCGAGGTCGAGCAAAGGTATAATATGGCCTGAGGTTGGGTATGGATAAGCGGCGATGTGCACGCCATTGTTAGACATGATTGAGATCGAAACTTTGGGGTGGCTATTCGGTGGGCAATGGCTCTAAACCTTCAGAAGCTCGTGCtgcttatatataaaagaacatTTTcccataaaagaaagagagagagagagagtcgtgtGGAATTCCTCAACTTTATATGCGGCCGGTGAAAGTGATGGGCTGTGATAACATATTTATTGCTTTTCCCGATCTGCTTGGACTATTTGGTTGACGATTTTATGGTTTTTGATATATGTTCTCACTTGGTTTGCGTCATGACTGACGTCTTTACATTCACATGCAGCCAATCTATCCATGAAAAAGAGGAAATTAAATAGTATTTCATGATCACAATGGTAggttctctcttttatttttgcttgGCCAGAATCTATGTTCATAGTTGAAACTTCCTATTAATGTTGTGTTTTGTGCGCCTGAACAAAGTTATAACAATTCAGATTGAGATCTTCACCTGCAAACACAGGGGAGAAGGTGGGTTTGGGGTGGTCCGTAGAATCTTTGATGCCTAAGTTATTCTTACGTGTTTAGAGTATTATGTTTCTAATAATAGAGTTCAGAGAGAGTTCTTTATGTCTGGGATGTAGCTTTTATATGAAGTTCGGAGGGAAAATTATGTTCCTCGTGTTAAGCCAACTCGCCGCATCCATCTTATTTTGGGTATTTAATGCCATGTGGTGTTCTGAGACAGTGCTTTCAATGCAACATGGCTCGAGAGACGATGCTTTTAATATGACATGGTTTCCAGGGTGTGTCCTGGCGGTGGGTGAACGGCGTGGTCACTTTTGGTCC
Protein-coding sequences here:
- the LOC108993488 gene encoding UDP-glycosyltransferase 89B2-like; amino-acid sequence: MSNNGVHIAAYPYPTSGHIIPLLDLAHRLLTRGLTVTVFVTTSNLPLLQPYISTHPSSLKHLVLPSPDITAPPQKRLLATMRALRDLHYPILLQWFRSHSSPPVAIISDFFLGWTNDLACELCVPRLVFSPSGAFGLSVALSLCHDPPDNDDQDINFQVSFPKIPNSPAFLWWQIPAHYRSLKGDLDLEFFRNDMLANTMSWGMVFNSFMELERVYFTHLKKELGNDRVWAVGPVLPPENGDLQEYVVRGGVSSVPCHELMTWLDARPNNSIVYVCFGSRAMLTQRQMDVLTAGLEQSGVQFVLCVRVPREDEKKQANADHGVIPNGFEDRMEGRGFVIRGWAPQVSILSHRAVGAFVTHCGWNSVLEGITAGVVMLTWPMGADQYANAKLLVDELGVAIRACEGTQNIPEPAELARLLAISVEETRPERVLAKELSAAAASAVKGGSSDTNLDEFIKQLGDLGK